In a genomic window of Diadema setosum chromosome 3, eeDiaSeto1, whole genome shotgun sequence:
- the LOC140246677 gene encoding MAM and LDL-receptor class A domain-containing protein 1-like, which yields MGYTCWYLYLETSNTELGQRARLVSPTFRGFIGQSCYLRFYFHMFGEDIGQLNVYTRSEENGPLVLLWNRQGNHGDFFQRADISLSSPLDFQIIIEATSGGGIYGDIAIDDTSFSPGCEITTDPLPVVATDPPTPPSDATPTCPPDSYQCRNGSCIDALQRCDMVRDCSEGEDEENCGKCTFETVVVGDTCGWQSIPNGLYLWEKTRAADVPSGRGPAIDHTLQNSQGYYMFVDSTFGTFGVTALLVSPFDLPSTGSL from the exons GTTGGTATCTGTATCTTGAGACGTCAAACACTGAGCTCGGCCAACGGGCCCGCCTGGTCTCTCCCACCTTCCGCGGCTTCATCGGCCAGAGCTGCTATTTGCGCTTCTACTTCCACATGTTTGGTGAGGACATCGGCCAACTGAACGTCTACACCCGTAGTGAGGAGAACGGGCCTCTGGTCCTGCTCTGGAACAGACAGGGTAACCATGGCGACTTCTTCCAGAGGGCTGACATCTCACTGAGTTCACCGCTAGACTTCCAG ATCATTATTGAAGCTACCTCTGGGGGTGGTATCTATGGCGATATCGCCATTGACGACACCAGCTTCTCACCTGGCTGTGAAATCACCACGGACCCCCTCCCGGTGGTTGCCACGGACCCGCCCACTCCACCATCGGATGCCACGCCCACCTGTCCACCCGATTCCTACCAGTGCCGTAATGGGTCTTGCATCGATGCCCTGCAGAGGTGTGACATGGTGCGAGACTGTTCTGAAGGAGAGGATGAGGAAAACTGTG GTAAATGTACCTTTGAGACGGTCGTGGTTGGGGACACCTGTGGTTGGCAGAGCATCCCCAATGGTCTCTACCTCTGGGAGAAGACCCGGGCAGCCGACGTACCCTCTGGGCGGGGTCCCGCTATCGACCACACCCTCCAGAACTCACAGGGATACTACATGTTTGTGGACAGCACCTTTGGCACCTTTGGTGTGACAGCACTCCTTGTCAGTCCTTTTGACCTGCCATCGACTGGATCTCTGTAA